From Synechococcus sp. UW69, the proteins below share one genomic window:
- a CDS encoding RNA helicase, producing MNQSTPATPSSEPDVDRSAALNPSEIFPFPLDDFQLEAMDALNQGHSVVVSAPTGSGKTLIGEYAIHRALAHGQKVFYTTPLKALSNQKLRDFRAQFGVENVGLMTGDLSMNREASIVVMTTEIFRNMLYAEADEHDDPLADVEAVVLDECHYMNDSQRGTVWEESIIHCPPPVQLVALSATVANAGQLTDWIDKVHGPTTLVMSDHRPVPLQFSFCSAKGLHPLLNDAGTGLHPNCKVWRAPKGQKRKGRSQRPPQPEPPPISFVVAQMAERQMLPAIYFIFSRRGCDKAVRDLGAQCLVTKEEQARIKARLTAYSDDNPEAVRDGIHADALLRGIAAHHAGVLPAWKELIEELFQQGLVKVVFATETLAAGINMPARSTVIAAMSKRTERGHRPLMGSEFLQMAGRAGRRGLDSQGYVVTVQSRFEGVREAGQLATSPADPLVSQFTPSYGMVLNLLQRHDLAKARELVERSFGRYLAGLDLVEDEDNLSQLRLQLSQLEGVAGDIPWEDFEDYEKMRGRLREERRLLRILQQQAEETLANELTMALQFASTGTLVSLKSPQLRGRVAPAVIVEKVKGPGQFPLLLCLTDDNVWILLPCQAVVSIHAELSCLQVDGLALPELTRSGELRHGDQASGGLALAVAHMARRHDMTTPQYDLAGEVLTQARLVRDLEQEQEQHPAHRWGDRKQLKKHRRRMEDLEFEIAERQRVLHQRANRHWETFLALMDILQQFGCLDELDPTEIGRTVAALRGDNELWLGLALMSGHLDDLSPPDLAAVFEAISTEVNRPDLWSGFPPPAAAEEALQDLSGLRRELLRAQERAGVVVPAWWEPELMGLVDAWARGTTWSDLIANTSLDEGDVVRIMRRTVDLLAQVPYCEAISEQLRSHARQALKAINRFPVAEAEDLVPSSAALNPATERAA from the coding sequence ATGAACCAATCGACACCGGCCACGCCTTCATCAGAGCCCGATGTCGATCGCAGTGCAGCACTGAATCCCTCCGAAATCTTTCCATTCCCGCTGGATGATTTCCAGCTTGAGGCCATGGATGCCCTCAATCAGGGGCACTCGGTTGTGGTGAGTGCCCCCACAGGATCTGGCAAGACGCTGATCGGGGAATACGCCATCCATCGCGCCCTGGCCCACGGCCAGAAGGTCTTTTACACCACACCACTGAAGGCCCTGTCCAATCAGAAATTGAGAGATTTCCGTGCTCAGTTCGGCGTTGAGAACGTGGGGCTGATGACCGGTGACCTCAGCATGAATCGCGAGGCATCCATCGTGGTGATGACCACGGAGATCTTCCGCAACATGCTCTACGCCGAGGCGGATGAGCACGATGATCCCCTGGCTGATGTGGAAGCTGTGGTGCTGGATGAGTGCCACTACATGAATGACTCCCAGCGCGGCACGGTCTGGGAGGAGTCGATCATTCACTGCCCCCCGCCGGTGCAACTCGTGGCGCTCTCCGCCACTGTGGCGAATGCAGGCCAGCTGACCGACTGGATCGACAAGGTTCATGGTCCGACCACCTTGGTGATGAGTGATCACCGACCGGTGCCTCTTCAGTTCAGTTTCTGCAGCGCCAAGGGTTTGCACCCATTGCTGAATGATGCTGGAACCGGACTGCATCCCAACTGCAAGGTCTGGCGCGCGCCCAAGGGGCAAAAGCGCAAGGGACGCTCCCAGAGACCGCCTCAACCGGAACCACCACCAATCAGTTTTGTTGTGGCCCAGATGGCCGAGCGGCAGATGCTCCCGGCGATCTATTTCATCTTCAGTCGACGTGGATGTGACAAGGCGGTTCGGGATCTTGGTGCGCAGTGTCTGGTCACCAAGGAGGAGCAGGCGCGGATCAAGGCTCGCTTGACGGCCTACAGCGACGACAACCCTGAGGCTGTCCGAGATGGAATCCATGCCGATGCCCTGTTACGGGGCATCGCGGCACACCACGCCGGTGTTCTTCCCGCCTGGAAGGAGTTGATTGAGGAGCTGTTTCAGCAAGGGCTGGTGAAAGTGGTCTTCGCGACGGAGACCTTGGCCGCCGGCATCAACATGCCCGCCCGCAGCACGGTGATCGCTGCGATGTCCAAGCGAACCGAACGGGGGCATCGCCCACTGATGGGCAGTGAGTTTCTGCAGATGGCCGGTCGTGCCGGACGGCGTGGTCTCGATTCCCAGGGTTACGTCGTAACGGTTCAGAGCCGCTTTGAGGGCGTGCGTGAGGCCGGACAACTCGCGACGAGTCCTGCCGACCCTTTGGTGAGCCAGTTCACCCCCAGCTACGGGATGGTTCTCAACCTGCTGCAGCGCCATGACCTGGCCAAGGCCAGGGAGCTGGTGGAACGCAGTTTTGGCCGCTACCTGGCGGGGCTCGACCTCGTGGAGGACGAAGACAATCTCTCGCAACTGCGGCTGCAACTCAGCCAGCTTGAGGGAGTTGCCGGCGATATCCCCTGGGAAGACTTCGAGGACTACGAGAAAATGCGTGGGCGGCTCCGAGAAGAGCGGCGCTTGCTTCGCATTCTCCAGCAACAGGCTGAGGAAACGCTGGCCAACGAGCTGACGATGGCCCTTCAGTTCGCCAGCACCGGCACCTTGGTCAGCTTGAAGTCGCCACAGCTACGAGGGCGCGTCGCACCAGCGGTGATTGTCGAGAAGGTGAAGGGTCCCGGTCAGTTTCCGCTGCTGCTCTGTCTGACCGACGACAACGTTTGGATCCTGCTTCCCTGTCAGGCCGTGGTGAGCATCCATGCAGAGCTCAGTTGTCTTCAGGTGGATGGGCTGGCGTTACCAGAGTTGACCCGCTCGGGAGAGTTGCGTCATGGCGATCAGGCCAGTGGTGGTTTGGCCTTGGCGGTAGCCCATATGGCCCGGCGTCACGACATGACCACCCCGCAATACGACTTGGCCGGGGAAGTGTTGACCCAAGCCCGGCTGGTCCGAGATCTCGAACAGGAGCAGGAGCAGCATCCGGCCCATCGCTGGGGGGATCGCAAGCAGCTCAAGAAGCACCGCCGCCGCATGGAGGATCTGGAATTCGAGATCGCTGAACGTCAGCGGGTGCTGCATCAACGGGCCAACCGTCACTGGGAGACCTTCCTGGCCTTGATGGACATCCTTCAACAGTTTGGATGTCTCGACGAGCTGGATCCCACGGAGATTGGCCGCACCGTTGCCGCGTTGCGGGGCGACAACGAGCTGTGGCTGGGGCTGGCTCTGATGAGTGGTCATCTCGATGACCTCTCACCCCCTGACCTGGCGGCGGTGTTTGAGGCGATCAGCACGGAGGTCAATCGCCCTGACCTTTGGAGTGGCTTTCCGCCGCCTGCTGCGGCAGAGGAGGCCCTTCAGGATTTATCTGGCTTACGTCGCGAGCTGCTGAGGGCCCAGGAACGCGCAGGAGTGGTGGTGCCAGCTTGGTGGGAGCCCGAGTTGATGGGCTTGGTGGATGCCTGGGCCAGGGGAACAACCTGGAGCGATTTGATTGCCAATACGTCGTTAGACGAGGGCGATGTGGTGCGCATCATGCGCCGCACCGTGGATCTGCTTGCCCAGGTTCCCTATTGCGAGGCCATCAGCGAGCAGCTACGCAGCCATGCCCGGCAGGCTCTGAAAGCCATCAATCGCTTCCCGGTGGCCGAGGCTGAGGATCTGGTGCCATCCTCCGCTGCTCTCAACCCGGCAACAGAGCGGGCGGCCTGA